Proteins encoded in a region of the Ziziphus jujuba cultivar Dongzao chromosome 3, ASM3175591v1 genome:
- the LOC112489683 gene encoding elongation factor 1-alpha — MNEIKFDYTRVLDNLKAVRERGITIDNATRELETDKYHSLSLMLMRIETLWRTGSWADCALLFFVYTLGVKQMIWVSTLEGVLTALVLRIWVQGLLSALAVG; from the exons ATGAACGAGATTAAGTTCGATTATACTCGGGTTCTTGACAATCTCAAGGCTGTACGGGAGCGAGGTATCACCATTGACAATGCCACGCGCGAGTTGGAGACGGACAAGTACCATTCACTTTCATTAATGCTTATGCGCATCGAAACTTTATGGAGGACGGGATCCTGGGCTGACTGTGCCCTTCTCTTTTTCGTTTACACCCTTGGTGTCAAGCAGATGATCT GGGTTTCCACTTTGGAAGGTGTCTTAACAGCTCTAGTGTTAAGAATTTGGGTTCAAGGCCTTCTATCAGCCTTAGCCGTTGGTTGA